In a genomic window of Demequina muriae:
- a CDS encoding D-alanine--D-alanine ligase family protein has protein sequence MNAASRPTVAVLFGGRSSEHEVSCATAGGVLGAIDRDRWNVVAVGITREGRWVPVSADPDQWRIRDGALPHVPHDERTVLPPRDASERTWRVLGADGTASALADVHVVLPLLHGPFGEDGTIQGALELIDVRYVGSGVLASAVGMDKAYMKIALRAAGLPVTPDVVLAPGESPDGRRAEIEALGMPVFVKPARAGSSMGISKVSEWSQLDAAVAAAVKHDPKVLIEQAVVGREIETAVLDGPQGAVASPAGEIVTGAGREFYDFEAKYLDDEAVDLRCPTELADDVAAQVADMALRSFAAVGAESLARVDVFVGDDGTVTVNEINTMPGFTATSMYPRMWAAAGVSYPELIETLLTGALERATGLR, from the coding sequence GTGAACGCCGCGTCCCGGCCCACCGTCGCCGTGCTGTTCGGCGGACGGTCCTCCGAGCACGAGGTGTCGTGCGCGACCGCAGGCGGCGTGCTCGGCGCGATCGACCGCGACCGCTGGAACGTCGTCGCGGTCGGCATCACGCGCGAGGGGCGCTGGGTGCCCGTCTCCGCCGATCCCGACCAGTGGCGCATCCGCGATGGCGCGCTCCCTCACGTCCCCCACGACGAGCGGACGGTGCTGCCCCCACGGGACGCCTCCGAGCGCACGTGGCGCGTGCTCGGTGCGGACGGCACCGCATCGGCGCTGGCAGACGTGCATGTGGTGCTGCCGCTGCTCCACGGGCCGTTCGGTGAGGACGGCACCATCCAGGGCGCCCTCGAACTGATCGACGTGCGCTACGTCGGATCAGGCGTGCTCGCCTCGGCGGTGGGCATGGACAAGGCCTACATGAAGATCGCGCTGCGCGCCGCTGGACTGCCCGTCACGCCTGACGTGGTGCTCGCGCCGGGGGAGAGCCCCGATGGGCGCCGTGCCGAGATCGAGGCGCTCGGCATGCCGGTGTTCGTCAAGCCCGCACGTGCGGGGTCGAGCATGGGCATCTCGAAGGTGTCGGAGTGGTCGCAGCTCGACGCCGCCGTGGCCGCGGCGGTCAAGCACGACCCCAAGGTCCTCATCGAGCAGGCGGTGGTCGGTCGCGAGATCGAGACGGCCGTCCTCGACGGACCCCAGGGGGCCGTGGCGTCACCCGCGGGTGAGATCGTCACCGGCGCCGGCCGCGAGTTCTACGACTTCGAGGCGAAGTACCTCGACGACGAGGCCGTGGACCTGCGGTGCCCCACCGAGCTGGCGGACGACGTCGCCGCGCAGGTCGCCGACATGGCGCTGCGCTCCTTCGCGGCGGTGGGGGCGGAGTCGCTCGCCCGAGTCGACGTCTTCGTGGGCGACGACGGCACCGTGACCGTGAACGAGATCAACACCATGCCAGGGTTCACTGCGACCAGCATGTACCCGCGCATGTGGGCGGCCGCGGGCGTGAGCTACCCGGAGCTCATCGAGACGCTGCTCACCGGCGCGCTCGAGCGCGCCACCGGCCTGCGCTAG
- a CDS encoding DUF3515 family protein has protein sequence MPSRLAVAAASAVAALPLLAGCAHAEVIEAAPYAADPDCARVMLAIPETVGGLEMRATTSQATQAWGEEYAILARCGVEPPGPTTEQCIAVETPAATVDWLLREEGEDWVAVTFGRSPALELTVPQVRADEAVGDVLAELSPAAALAPENGLECS, from the coding sequence ATGCCCAGCCGCCTTGCCGTCGCCGCCGCATCGGCCGTCGCGGCTTTGCCGCTGCTGGCGGGATGCGCGCACGCTGAGGTGATCGAGGCCGCCCCCTACGCGGCCGACCCCGACTGCGCCCGCGTGATGCTCGCGATCCCCGAGACGGTGGGTGGCCTGGAGATGCGCGCCACCACGTCGCAGGCCACGCAGGCGTGGGGGGAGGAGTACGCGATCCTGGCCCGCTGCGGTGTCGAGCCGCCCGGTCCCACCACTGAGCAGTGCATCGCGGTCGAGACGCCTGCGGCGACCGTCGACTGGCTGCTGCGCGAGGAAGGCGAGGACTGGGTCGCCGTGACGTTCGGCCGCTCCCCCGCTCTCGAGCTCACGGTGCCGCAGGTCCGCGCGGACGAGGCGGTCGGCGACGTGCTCGCGGAGCTGTCGCCCGCGGCCGCGTTGGCGCCGGAGAACGGGCTGGAGTGCAGCTGA
- a CDS encoding MATE family efflux transporter, with product MTSRRDLFRGLPHRRALSLAWPMIVANVSVPLVGLVDTAMLGHFSDTQNLGAVAAGAIVLSAAYWVLSFLRLGTTSLVGRAVGAGRPLDTISHLQRSLMLAGVIAAAILVLQWVLIPLAMTIVAPAGEVRELATAYGQIRVHSLPAVLGTSVITGYFIGSQDTRRPLAIAVVVNLLNLVLDIAFVGGLSWGAAGAAWATMIAEWVGLAVAAVLLWRFLDPTLRERLRKWRGQGLRRRWRALLTMNADLAVRTALLYVALTFLTAAGGRISEDVLAANAILLQVTLLASYGLDGYAHAAEAMSAKALGTRNLTEFHRVNAAATLPALGIAAAFTALFLVAQDPFISLMTSLPDLAATTAQYFHWAAWLPLISVAAYQLDGVFIGSGQSRIMRNTMLVAVVGVYLPVFFVPAWVTGEASNDGLWLAFTLLNVARGVLLGAAYWRLTRTRGWLRTADAGA from the coding sequence GTGACTTCTCGCCGCGACCTCTTCAGGGGTCTTCCCCACAGGCGCGCCCTGTCCCTCGCGTGGCCCATGATCGTCGCCAACGTCTCGGTGCCGCTGGTCGGACTGGTCGACACGGCGATGCTGGGGCATTTCTCGGACACGCAGAACCTGGGCGCCGTCGCGGCAGGCGCGATCGTGCTCTCGGCGGCGTACTGGGTGCTGTCCTTCCTGCGCCTCGGCACCACCAGCCTCGTGGGCCGCGCGGTCGGGGCGGGGCGGCCACTCGACACGATCTCGCACCTCCAGCGCAGCCTGATGCTCGCGGGCGTCATCGCGGCGGCGATCCTGGTGCTGCAGTGGGTGCTGATCCCGCTAGCGATGACCATCGTCGCCCCCGCGGGCGAGGTGCGCGAGCTGGCGACCGCGTACGGACAGATCCGCGTGCACTCGCTGCCGGCGGTGCTGGGAACCTCGGTCATCACCGGATACTTCATCGGCTCGCAGGACACCCGCAGGCCGCTGGCGATCGCCGTCGTGGTCAACCTGCTCAACCTGGTGCTGGACATCGCCTTCGTGGGCGGGCTGAGCTGGGGCGCTGCTGGAGCCGCGTGGGCGACGATGATCGCCGAGTGGGTGGGTCTCGCGGTCGCCGCCGTGCTGCTGTGGAGGTTCCTGGACCCCACGCTGCGGGAGCGGCTGCGCAAGTGGCGCGGTCAGGGCCTGCGGCGTCGCTGGCGCGCGCTGCTGACCATGAACGCCGATCTCGCGGTGCGCACGGCCCTGCTGTACGTCGCGCTGACATTCCTGACGGCCGCCGGAGGGCGCATCAGCGAGGACGTCCTGGCCGCGAACGCGATCCTGCTGCAGGTGACGCTGCTCGCGAGCTACGGACTCGACGGGTACGCCCACGCCGCGGAGGCGATGAGTGCGAAGGCCCTCGGCACCAGGAACCTCACCGAGTTCCACCGGGTGAATGCGGCGGCCACCCTGCCCGCGCTCGGGATCGCCGCGGCGTTCACGGCGCTCTTCCTGGTGGCCCAGGACCCCTTCATCAGCCTCATGACGAGTCTGCCGGACCTCGCCGCGACGACCGCCCAGTACTTCCATTGGGCCGCGTGGCTGCCGCTGATCTCGGTGGCGGCGTATCAGCTCGACGGCGTCTTCATCGGCTCGGGGCAGTCGCGCATCATGCGGAACACGATGCTCGTGGCGGTCGTGGGCGTCTACCTGCCGGTCTTCTTCGTGCCCGCGTGGGTGACGGGCGAGGCCAGCAACGACGGCCTGTGGCTGGCGTTCACGCTGCTCAACGTGGCGCGGGGAGTCCTGCTCGGAGCCGCGTACTGGCGCCTGACCCGCACGCGGGGCTGGCTACGGACGGCCGATGCGGGAGCCTAG
- a CDS encoding thiamine-phosphate kinase: protein MTTFGEMGEDALIALFAPRLPSTDAEILGPGDDAAVLSVDGDLVVSTDVLVENRHFRLEWSTGADVGWRAAMQNLADIDAMGAVPTALEVTLCAPSSTPVEFVLGLADGLREACEPHGVGVVGGDLSGASEIVVAVTAMGETHGTEPITRADALAGDVVAVAGALGGAKAGYEQLSRGERVDAEAVDLFLRPQPRIGAGLEAALHGATAMMDLSDGLARDAARLARASGLTIAVDSATVPVHPAAQRTAEALGEPDSALAWALSGGEDHHMLATFPRASVVPEGWHIIGSAVDGPGTLLVDGETPADPGWDHFS from the coding sequence ATGACGACTTTCGGAGAGATGGGCGAAGACGCGTTGATCGCGTTGTTCGCGCCGCGACTGCCCAGCACCGACGCCGAGATCCTGGGCCCAGGCGATGACGCTGCGGTGCTCTCGGTCGACGGCGACCTCGTGGTCAGCACGGATGTGCTCGTCGAGAACCGTCACTTCCGGCTCGAGTGGTCCACCGGTGCGGACGTGGGCTGGCGGGCCGCCATGCAGAATCTTGCGGACATCGACGCGATGGGCGCGGTTCCGACCGCGCTGGAGGTGACGCTGTGCGCCCCCTCTTCCACACCCGTGGAGTTCGTGCTCGGGCTCGCGGACGGGCTCCGGGAGGCCTGCGAGCCGCACGGGGTGGGCGTCGTGGGCGGCGATCTCTCGGGGGCGAGCGAGATCGTGGTCGCCGTGACCGCGATGGGGGAGACTCACGGCACCGAACCGATCACGCGGGCCGATGCGCTCGCAGGGGATGTCGTGGCCGTCGCGGGCGCGCTCGGCGGGGCCAAGGCGGGGTACGAGCAGCTCTCTCGCGGCGAGCGCGTGGACGCGGAGGCGGTCGACCTGTTCCTGCGCCCTCAACCGCGCATCGGCGCCGGACTCGAGGCGGCCCTGCACGGCGCCACCGCGATGATGGACCTGTCAGACGGGCTGGCGCGCGACGCCGCGAGGCTGGCGCGGGCATCGGGGCTGACCATTGCGGTCGACTCGGCCACAGTGCCCGTTCACCCGGCGGCGCAGCGCACCGCCGAGGCGCTGGGGGAGCCCGACAGCGCGCTCGCGTGGGCGTTGTCCGGGGGTGAGGACCACCACATGCTGGCGACCTTCCCGCGTGCGTCGGTGGTCCCCGAGGGCTGGCACATCATCGGGTCCGCGGTCGACGGGCCCGGAACGCTGCTGGTCGACGGCGAGACGCCGGCGGACCCGGGGTGGGACCACTTCTCCTGA
- the rpmB gene encoding 50S ribosomal protein L28: MAANCDVCGKGPSFGHSISHSHRRTKRRWNPNIQRVRAVVAGTPKRVNVCTSCLKAGKVQRAV, from the coding sequence GTGGCTGCCAACTGCGACGTCTGCGGCAAGGGTCCGTCCTTCGGACACTCGATCTCGCACTCGCACCGCCGGACCAAGCGTCGCTGGAACCCCAACATCCAGCGCGTGCGCGCCGTGGTGGCGGGAACGCCCAAGCGCGTCAACGTCTGCACCTCCTGCCTCAAGGCGGGCAAGGTTCAGCGCGCCGTCTGA
- a CDS encoding DAK2 domain-containing protein, whose product MHESADVRRWLDAGARAVKHARERLDAINVFPVADSDTGTNLYLTLQEGNRAVAKLRADASHREVVAAFARGSLVGARGNSGVIISQYLTGFLSAIDHHGGLSRVDGRGIAQSLDAAAAAAYRAVGSPVEGTILTVARAAATGAQRAVDARAGRDATLVAAVEDARAALAQTHEQLPLAKEAGVVDAGAAGLVLQLEMLAETLGGPEVLSSLDRVEWEVTDAGTTRISYVHHSHEGAYEVMFVAKSDHDIHAALTRDLEAMGDSVAVTGTHGLWQAHVHTDQPHLAVERGIEAKARQIVVRNVRVGHDADRASTGIVALTHCPGLAEPLADAGAIVLVVPDPTALKRRALRRAVKDASGTAAVVVAGHPALRAAAEELARKRRKPRLTILDSQHEAQVIAAVAAAALVTPGQDLADEMAAAVAATVVGQSSGDALDDDVDRLIVPDTEVVSLILAAGMPASVADAVRMSVRAAAPDADVNVYRGQQAHPGVLIGVERAPS is encoded by the coding sequence ATGCACGAATCTGCGGACGTGAGGCGCTGGCTCGACGCCGGTGCCCGTGCCGTCAAGCATGCCCGCGAGCGTCTGGACGCGATCAACGTCTTCCCGGTGGCGGACTCCGACACCGGCACCAATCTCTACCTCACCCTGCAGGAGGGGAACCGGGCGGTCGCGAAGCTCAGAGCTGACGCGAGCCACCGTGAGGTGGTGGCCGCGTTCGCGCGCGGGTCGCTCGTGGGCGCCCGCGGGAACTCCGGGGTGATCATCTCGCAGTACCTCACCGGGTTCCTGTCGGCGATCGATCATCACGGAGGCCTCAGCCGCGTCGACGGGCGGGGCATCGCCCAGTCGCTCGATGCCGCCGCCGCTGCCGCCTACCGCGCCGTCGGCTCGCCCGTCGAGGGCACGATCCTCACCGTGGCGCGCGCCGCGGCGACGGGCGCTCAGCGGGCGGTGGATGCCCGCGCCGGGCGCGATGCCACCCTCGTCGCGGCAGTCGAGGACGCCCGCGCCGCCCTCGCGCAGACCCACGAGCAGCTGCCGCTCGCCAAAGAGGCGGGCGTCGTCGATGCGGGCGCCGCGGGACTGGTGCTGCAGCTCGAGATGCTCGCCGAGACCCTCGGCGGCCCCGAGGTGCTCAGCTCCCTCGACAGGGTCGAGTGGGAGGTCACCGACGCGGGCACCACCCGCATCTCGTACGTGCACCACTCTCACGAGGGCGCATACGAGGTGATGTTCGTCGCCAAGTCCGATCACGACATCCATGCGGCCCTCACCCGCGACCTCGAGGCGATGGGCGACTCCGTCGCCGTCACTGGGACGCACGGGCTGTGGCAGGCGCATGTGCACACGGACCAGCCGCATCTGGCGGTCGAGCGCGGGATCGAGGCCAAGGCCCGTCAGATCGTGGTGCGCAATGTGCGCGTGGGCCATGATGCCGACCGCGCCTCGACGGGCATCGTCGCTCTCACGCACTGCCCTGGCCTTGCGGAGCCGCTCGCCGACGCGGGCGCGATCGTTCTCGTGGTGCCCGATCCCACCGCGCTCAAGCGCCGGGCGCTGCGACGAGCGGTGAAGGACGCCTCCGGCACCGCGGCGGTCGTCGTGGCGGGCCACCCGGCCCTGCGCGCTGCGGCCGAGGAGCTCGCACGTAAGCGGCGCAAGCCCCGGCTGACCATCCTCGACAGCCAGCACGAGGCGCAGGTGATCGCGGCGGTCGCCGCCGCGGCCCTCGTCACCCCGGGCCAGGACCTCGCGGACGAGATGGCGGCCGCCGTCGCGGCGACCGTGGTGGGGCAGAGCAGCGGCGACGCGCTCGACGACGATGTCGACCGCCTCATCGTCCCCGACACAGAGGTCGTGTCGCTGATCCTGGCCGCAGGCATGCCTGCCAGCGTGGCCGACGCCGTGCGGATGTCCGTGAGAGCCGCCGCCCCCGACGCGGACGTGAACGTGTACCGAGGCCAGCAGGCCCACCCCGGGGTGCTGATCGGCGTCGAGCGCGCACCCTCATGA
- a CDS encoding ATP-dependent DNA helicase RecG, producing the protein MNGADRLAEPLSRVLGARTAGGLAKLGLETVEDLLRHYPRRYGSPGERTDMSALAVGEHVTVMAEVRSTQVRSMRSRGGAMLEAIVTDGHDTLQLTFFAKRAGVLRMHESKLKPGSTGLFTGTVGDYRGRRQLTHPDYLIVGVDAADEAEAVLEASRPIPIYPAAAAVPTWRIGRSVRTVLDPLTEEDVPDPIPAAIRAERSLPTLLEALRAVHVPDAPSDWERGQDRLRFEEALVLQTALARRRAAREGLASTPRPPRDGGLVDALDASLPFTLTPAQETVGREIAASLAGATPMMRLLQGDVGAGKTVVALRAMLQVVDSGGQAALLAPTEVLAAQHLRSLEQLLGPLGHGGMLGGDARATRLTLLTGSQGSTVRRQALADAASGAAGIVVGTHALLSEGVQFADLGLVVVDEQHRFGVEQRDALRTRGDRPPHMLVMTATPIPRTVAMTVFGDLETSTLADRPPGRAETVTHIVPADNEAWLARTWQRVREEVDQGHRVYVVCPRIDADEPAVDGGAPPSDAADAGGDEPLVLEWEGDDAPSASVPLASVTETAAMLAARPEFAGIRIGRLHGRLPADAKEAAMAAFASGEAPVMVSTTVIEVGVDVPQATVMIVLDAERFGISQLHQLRGRVGRSTLAGLCLLVSRAEPGSVSRERLEALASTTDGFALAEKDLELRREGDVLGAAQSGGRHSLRLLRVVRDAALIEEARVVARDLVAADPLLETAPALASAISLWLGPEREDFLERG; encoded by the coding sequence ATGAACGGCGCCGACAGGCTCGCGGAGCCGCTGTCGCGCGTGCTGGGCGCTCGTACCGCCGGGGGACTGGCCAAGCTCGGTCTCGAGACGGTCGAGGACCTGCTGCGCCACTACCCGCGCCGGTACGGCTCGCCGGGGGAGCGCACGGACATGTCGGCGCTCGCCGTCGGTGAGCACGTCACGGTGATGGCCGAGGTACGGTCCACCCAGGTGCGCAGCATGCGCTCGCGGGGCGGCGCGATGCTCGAGGCGATCGTGACCGACGGCCACGACACGCTGCAGCTGACGTTCTTCGCCAAGCGCGCGGGCGTGCTGCGCATGCACGAGTCGAAGCTGAAGCCGGGGAGCACCGGGCTGTTCACCGGCACCGTCGGCGACTACCGCGGCAGGCGCCAGCTCACCCACCCCGACTACCTCATCGTCGGCGTAGATGCGGCCGACGAGGCCGAGGCCGTCCTCGAGGCCTCGCGACCCATCCCGATCTACCCGGCGGCCGCAGCGGTGCCCACGTGGCGCATCGGCCGCTCGGTGCGCACGGTGCTGGACCCGCTGACCGAGGAGGACGTTCCGGACCCGATCCCCGCCGCGATCCGTGCGGAGCGGTCGCTGCCGACGCTGCTCGAGGCGCTCCGCGCCGTCCACGTGCCCGATGCGCCATCGGACTGGGAGCGCGGGCAGGACCGCCTGCGGTTCGAGGAGGCGCTCGTCCTGCAGACCGCGCTCGCCCGCCGCCGCGCCGCTCGGGAAGGGCTCGCCTCCACGCCGCGCCCCCCGCGTGACGGCGGACTGGTGGACGCGCTGGACGCAAGCCTGCCGTTCACCCTGACGCCGGCGCAGGAGACTGTGGGACGCGAGATCGCCGCCTCCCTCGCCGGTGCCACGCCCATGATGCGACTGCTTCAAGGCGACGTGGGCGCAGGCAAGACGGTGGTCGCGCTGCGCGCCATGCTGCAGGTCGTGGACTCCGGGGGTCAGGCCGCGCTCCTGGCGCCGACCGAGGTGCTCGCCGCGCAGCACCTGCGCAGCCTGGAGCAGCTCCTGGGTCCGCTGGGCCACGGCGGCATGCTCGGGGGCGACGCGCGCGCGACGCGCCTCACGCTCCTCACCGGTTCGCAGGGGTCCACGGTGCGCCGCCAGGCGCTGGCCGACGCGGCCTCGGGAGCTGCGGGGATCGTGGTGGGCACTCACGCGCTGCTGAGCGAAGGCGTGCAGTTCGCTGATCTGGGCCTGGTCGTCGTGGATGAGCAGCACCGGTTCGGCGTCGAGCAGCGCGATGCCCTGCGCACTCGCGGCGACCGGCCGCCGCACATGCTGGTGATGACGGCGACACCGATCCCGCGCACGGTCGCGATGACGGTGTTCGGGGATCTGGAGACGTCGACCCTCGCCGACCGGCCGCCCGGTCGCGCGGAGACCGTCACTCACATCGTGCCTGCGGACAACGAGGCCTGGCTGGCGCGAACCTGGCAGCGCGTGCGCGAGGAGGTCGACCAGGGCCATCGCGTCTACGTGGTGTGCCCGCGCATCGACGCCGATGAGCCAGCAGTTGACGGCGGCGCGCCGCCGAGCGATGCGGCCGATGCCGGCGGCGACGAGCCGCTCGTGCTCGAGTGGGAGGGCGATGACGCACCCTCGGCAAGCGTCCCGCTCGCGTCGGTGACGGAGACGGCCGCGATGCTCGCCGCTCGGCCTGAGTTCGCAGGCATACGGATCGGACGTCTCCACGGGCGGCTCCCGGCCGATGCGAAGGAGGCGGCGATGGCCGCATTCGCCTCGGGCGAGGCGCCGGTGATGGTGTCGACCACCGTGATCGAGGTGGGGGTGGACGTCCCGCAGGCGACCGTGATGATCGTGCTCGACGCCGAACGGTTCGGGATCTCGCAGCTGCACCAGCTGCGCGGGCGGGTGGGGCGCAGTACCCTCGCCGGCCTGTGCCTCCTCGTGTCGCGCGCGGAGCCCGGCTCGGTGTCCCGCGAGCGGCTCGAGGCGCTCGCGTCCACCACCGACGGCTTCGCGCTGGCGGAGAAGGACCTCGAGCTGCGGCGCGAGGGAGACGTCCTGGGCGCGGCGCAGTCGGGCGGGCGCCACTCGCTCCGGCTGCTGCGGGTGGTCAGGGATGCGGCCCTGATCGAGGAGGCGCGGGTCGTGGCACGTGACCTGGTCGCCGCCGACCCCCTGCTCGAGACCGCCCCGGCCCTCGCCTCGGCCATCAGCCTGTGGCTGGGACCCGAGCGCGAGGACTTCCTCGAGCGCGGCTGA